The Topomyia yanbarensis strain Yona2022 chromosome 3, ASM3024719v1, whole genome shotgun sequence nucleotide sequence GGTTTGTGTTGATGAACGATGGTGGCGTATTCAATTCtttaatcaaattcaaaattatcGGATCATTCTTTCTGCTTCTGTTCAGGTCCAAGAAGAGTGGCAACAGTTGCTCCGAGTGGTCCGATTCGTACGGTTCGGCTTTAAAAAATGAGCACCTTTCGAATGCATTGCTCTCAAACGGATACTTCATTAGTTTAAGAATTAGAATCACCAAGTCGAAGGTATATTCCCGATTAATCAGTGGGTAAACAAACCCCACAATGTCCTGGTTGAGAACCATTCTTTGCGGATCACTGCACATATTAGAACCTCTATAtggcagaaaatgaaaagccccACGAAGCTTCTCGATCCTTAACCAGATTTCATTCATTGGAAGACCCGATTTCAAAATGAGTTCCTCATACTCGATCAACTGAGTGAAGTGCTCAGGTGAAGCGAACAGATCCTTTCCATCGGCAAAGTTTGTGCTTACATTTATTCCAATCGTCATCTGCATAAATCCAAAGAACAGCTCCCAAAGACCTGCCTGGCGACAAAAGATAGCACATTTCTTGAAAAACTTCAACATAACTTCATCGTTCCGCTTTGCCATGAACAACGATGGAATGCTCTTTTCGTACAGCTTTAACACATTCGGAACAATGCATTGAGCCATTGCCGATTGCTTATTATCGATCAACGCATCCCACAGTAGAACATTCGTGTTATCCTTAGCGATCATTTTTTCAATCATTACCAGCACTTGATCTGTGGGAAAAACCTTCACAATTCCTTCCAGATATAAACTAAGCAATCTGCCATCGTCTGGATGGTGCCGCATCGCTTTTTCAATAATCGCCAGTTCCGCTTTGTGATTCTGATAGCTATCAAAATGCACCGGATTATCTTCCTTATAGCGGATATATTCGATCCACTTTTCCACGGAATCATCCAGTCGAGCTGCCTTTTCCAATTCAAACTCCACATTCCTGGTATCCTGTGACGACTTCTCATCGTCAACTTTCAGCTTTTTCGCCTTTTTAAAATACCTGTAGAAACGCTGTGCTCGGTCTACGTTAAAGCCGGAATTCATCTTGAACCGGTACGGTCCCAACCGATACCGAGGACAAGCCGGACGATGCAATGTCTCCACAGTTAGGTATATCCGCAAACCTTCCAAATCAGTGTAGTAATCCAGCTCGGAAATTCGAATCGGCTCTGGGTCTTTCGATGTGTTATCATCCTCAGAACTACTGGCTTGCTTTCGCTTTTTGTGATGTTTCCGCTTTTTCTTTTTATGCTTGCGGTTGTCCTGCCTTTTACTACTGTTACTTGGCTCTGGTGATTTATCCGATTCTGAGGTTTCTTGTTCCCGGGATGTACTGCTGGGGAACGGAATAAAACTCTGGTTGGCTAGCCAGGATAGTTCATTCTTTGTGGCAGGAACTGATGCTGCAAATAAAATAGGAATGGCTGGAGAGTTTGTCACAACAAGAGTGGTTTTGTTACCTTCCGAATTGCTGATGACATCGGTGGAATAAGCCGGGAATAACGACATGGTCAGGAAATATTCAATCCAGAAATAAAATTAGAACGAAAACAAAACGTATTCAAATTGATCAAACCAACATCCACAAGTTTACCGTTCTGACTTTATTGTGATCCACAAATAATCGCGAGCAAATTGCGGACACTGGAAAAAATGCGAATGGGTGAAATATCCTGGTGAAATCGAAATGGTGCGTACATTTCTCAATGCGTGAGTTGCGTTTTGTTTCTAATCGAACAAAAAGATTTGCAACCTAGGggtagatcactctagaaatgtataacaaattttcatcaaattagtaaaaatgcatttaatttccattcttgcatcaactttgcactccctcgcagaaaagtttgtttaacaaacgtcctacgctgattaactttgttcgacgttttgttgaatgtagggttAGTTTTTTGTATACACGGTAAATCTAGACTACCTATTTTATGACTATGTTTCACGCATTTTTGAGACTACCATTTATACGTCAAAAAGTGTATCGATTTTAGTTATGAACGAAGAATATGTTTAACGCATTTTCGAGAATGTCAACGGCGAAGAAAAATGCGTAAAAAGTATATCTCAcagagtaaaaaaaaattacactcCGACGTGGGACCATTTTCAAATAAGTGTTCGTATTGCAAACAATGCTTGTTTACTTTCGCGATTATTTATCGAAGGCAGAGAAATATGGACGAACATTCCAAACCTCATAATAAATCATATAATAATGCTATGGTACGTATGCTTCTTTCTTATTAGCTTCTTTAAAATATcaagtttcttcttttttagaTTTGAAATGCATGAAACCCAGTAATGATTCAGAGtcagatttgaaaaaaaaagttttatattTGGGTTCGATTCTTGAAGGCCGTACCGTTGAAGGAAGTTTCAAGATGGTATGACCTCTCAATattgtttgtatttaaataaattagaataaaaattaatgtgatttttgttacttctcgaaaagaaattgaaaaacaaaagTTGTACAGTATTTACGCATTACTGACCTCTTCTAAGAAGTACGAAAtatgtatttttttactttttcaagAAAGTAAAAACTATACATTTACCTTTGCAGGCATGAGTATAAATTACCCATTTTATAGTTTGTTGAAAGAGTCAAAACTATGCATTTTTTACTTTGTTGTGTGGAGTAGAAAGTATGCAGATTCTGACGTACATTCTGTTTGCATAAAAGAGAGTAaaaacaatatattcattttgtGGGTAGTCCCAGTTTCCCATCAAAATGCGTACTTCATAGTTATAATAAAGTTTGTTCTGATTACcgtgtagggttttgacgtcttaccacagacaaacagacataacacttgaAATTTCACCATCGCTCATGTTGAAAACAGGAGTTTTGATAATACATTAGTGTGCAGGAACTCCACAGACAGTGTTGTGGCGCTACTGTTCATAATATAAAGTAAGCACGTAGTAGGCGGGGTGTGAATATGTATTCGTGTTTACTTATTTTCTGTCAAAGCAGAAAAAGTGCAATCATTTATCAGCTATTCTTTCGGCGTCCTCGGGGCTACGAACAATTTTAGTTATAATTCTTATTTGCATATATTCAACTGTGCACTTCAGGTACAACGTAGATAGGTGGTAGAATTTTAATTGTGCTTTAGTCGCCAAAACGAATAATATCTTTAACACTTAAAACAAAGGTAAGTTCGAAATCATCGACTCATAAAAACCTAAATTATGCTGTTCCAGATTGCGGAATGAAAGGCTTCCAAGCATATTCTTTGCTTTTTATGCGACGACTTTTTATTAATTTGGAGCAAGTAGCAGAAGGATCCAGCACATAGAGCGCGGTCAGTTATATTTATTCAAATGATGGAGAAAGATAGCGTCGATTTCATTGCCAAATATGCTGCAGATGAAGCATCCGTAATCATTACTAGAGCATAACTTGAAAGTACGTAGCTGCTAAGGACTTACTATTGGAAAATTCAGAATAAGTATCATAGCATAATCAAATTATCCAATGTCAGTGCGATTTGACAAACATCCTCACCATTGCAAACAGCTACCGGTTTAACTATCAGTTATGGCCGGAATAATGCTTTTCGCAATATCTATCTGTATTCTGCGAGACGTATAACCAGAAGCGAATTGATCCTACAAAATGAGTTATTTGACTACTTGGAATCTTTTCTTAACAGTggttaagaaaaataatttagaGAATGAGGATAACCAAATTCATTACTTGATTGAGACTTCGATTCGATCGTATCATGTAAATGTACACATCTGCTAATAATGGGTTTGTTCCGGTACATGCTTCTTACTCCTAGTTCCTAAGGAGTAAACAGGCGCAAAAAATAGGTTTTCtttcaaaaaaagaaaaaggagaAGAAGAGAATCAAGGAACACCGTTCTCaatgtttgctccggagtatttacagtttctcctggtactggaacaaacctaatataaTTCAGTAATATTAACTGGTTTTACAAATAATGATCACATTGTTATCGCTAGCACTTGTGTCagctacatttaacaaaaataagcaTCAATCTGTCACAGGTGACCAGCATCGCTGCCTGCGATGAGGTGAATACAAAAATTGAGCAGGAACGATGATAGATGGCGCTAGTGACAGTcaagtatattttttttaaatctgctCGATGGAATTCCTAAATTATTCTTcgaagtgttatgtctgtttgtctgtggtcttacacgcaacgtaaaatacattgcacgtaacgcaaaatacattatgaatttctatgctatattatattattgaatttctattttgatggaaagaaatccatttaatttagctgatttttaaaaatgcatcacaagttatctgcccctagtttcaacaccattataaagACTTCAGGCGAGCTATTTCGAACCTTTAAATTGGCTGAGTTTTATATATGTCAGCTGGAGGAAAAGAAAACCTCAATTAGTGTCTGTGAAAGaaattgcatagaactctacagCGACAAGGTCTACCCCAAAAAAGTTTAGGTAGACTTCAATTGGACAAAAAATGATTAGAACgggaatttcaaaaatatttaatcctCTTGTATTGTTGGACATACAAAACAAGTTGCATTTCTCGCTCACTTGTTTATATACTTTCTCACATTTACAGTTAAGTGGCACAAGAGTAGGTTAAGGTTTTACGATGGCACAAGAGTAGGTTAAGGTTTTACTTATTTTCTTTCCTGTAAATTTCAATTATATACTGTTTACTGTTACAGGTGAAAAGCCCTTCAAATGTGTCCCCACTGTTCGAAAACATTCACTCAATCGATAACGCTGAAGATACACGTCAGGTTGTACACCCGGGAAAACTCCGTACGTGTGCGAATACTGCGACCGAGGGTTCACTCAATCCTACAATCTGACGGTGCACCTGCGAAACCAACACAACCTGTAATGGTATAGGACGCGAAGTCGACATGCTGCCCGAGCACAAATGTCGAGTATGTAGCAAGGTCTACCGATCGGCGAAAAGTTTCCGGCTGCACGAGAAATTGCATGCCACCGGGAAACTTCGATTGTCGCGATTgtagtaaaaagtataacacataTGTGGCCAAATGCAAGGCTTCTAATACCGACGTGAAGGAAAAGATGAACTCGTGCATCAGCATCAGCAAAGCGGAGTGTACCACAtgagcaacaaaaacaaacacaaacgGTTCGACAGAGGTTTTGAGAGATCTGGAGACGGACGAAGGAGAGGCGATTTGCCGAAACTAAAATAACTCTCGTTCCCAAATTGTTAAAGCTACCAAGCACAACACCGGGCAACTTGAGCAATTTTTCTTGAGTATGTTTTTGGCAAGTGGTGAGGATAGTGTACGCGTTTATTGGATAGTATTTGGCGCACCAAGATTAGTAGCGTAAATATCCAGCACCAGACGCAGGTTCCATTTGATGGATTCGATGGAATCGCTATCGACAGACTCTTCATCATCTCGAATTCCATGAGCTCATTCAGTACTTtatgataaaataacaatagtCAACACACGCTACGGTCCGACCAGGATGTAGAATTCAACTAGATACATTCGACAATTATACCACGCAAGACTGGCAGTATACTCAACTGCTGTATGCTTTTCAAGAGCAGCTGATTCTTGGTGAACTATCGAAAAGGATTCAAAAGAAATGGCATTTGCTTACATTTCAGCATGTATCAAACAATTGAATTCAAATAGTTTGTACCTTTCCGAGTTATTTGAGGCATGATTTTCCTGGAAAGACAAAtaccaacaatatcaaaatagcgccgattttttttaacgtgctgaatgaataatttaaagtcacgtaaataaaacaatcaatcaatcagccgaatttcaaaccttaactttttttcgttttgacaacaaattctGTCAAAACAAATCAGTTTCGCGTACGGCGTATTTTGCTATCCTGAATGAGCAAAGCACGTTTGTCAAgcttctccatcaacaagtttgacaaatttctcctttaacaagtttgacaaacttctccatcaacaagtttgacaaacttctccatcgacaagtttgacaaactgcagcgttacgctgtttgaagttttgacaaactcgtcagtacactgtttgacaaatagacaaataattgctttgacaaacacgaatgaaaaatttggcaaactgtgtttcatcaaatatttgaagatccagtacacagcagttcaaatttatttcacgagagatgtcaaatatttgacgttattacaaacagtgtactggtagcttaaGGAATGGCAACGCGTTTTGATAGATCCgatctaggataggatccgccagctctgtcccctATTTTTGAACCAATCCTGAACCATCTCGTGATTGGACGAACGTGACATTAGCAGACCTTCGACTTGGAAACTAATGTACTAAGAGGCTGCTCGAAAGTGTTGTCAGATATTGCGCTGTTTTTTTTCTCGCGATTTCGCTTTCTTTCTATAATATTCTGTAATTATGAAGTACAAGGCTTTATTTTGcggatgaaataaaacatatttccaGAACTCAAGTTCTACAGGTTCTCGAGAGATTCTGTAGCACGGTTATCGTGAATTCGATTCTGTGTGCGGAAATATCAAATCGGTGTAAATGGGAGCGAGTAATTTCTGCTGCTGTTTTCTCTGAAAACCCTATGGCGTCATCTGAACTACACGGTGTCGATCATTTCGTATTTATACCGAATATTTACAGTGATAACTTAAAAATAAGTTCAATTGTTTGGCAGGAATACCTCATCGCAAAGCGTAGGGAATGTTTTATTCACCTCGCGGGTCTAATTTACATAGGCGTGCCATATGCGGCCCGACCAGCCAACTTGTATTTTTTCCAGAAGCGTGAAATTTATTCCTATAGAAAATTTTGATATGGACAAATTAAGTTTTGGACATAACCGAAACAAAAGTAATATTTTGGCATCATTGGTCGAGGGTGGAGTGTCATTTTCAACAGGTGATTAGCAAAATATAAGAAGAGGTGAAAAACGAAGCCAGCTGGTGGATTCTATCCTATCCTATGTCATGTCATGGAAATTTTAGTCAATTATATTTTCTTTAATGTTTATGTTCATttcacacaatgttcgcacgaATTCTATTTGAAAACCATATTTCCCACACTCGATTAGATATTGAAACGGCAATCATGTGCATTTCATGTGTTTGAGGATTGAATTAATTCAATAGATTGGcacatgatgttaacgtgtttagttttttttcgttGAATTCATGTTGGAAATGCAAATCCATTTCGAACTAACCAATGCCAATCTTAATCACCCGAacagaaatgtacagtaacaaaaccatggttttcactgtgacagtgcagtaattttataataattattataattttttataataactTTAACGTTTTAACAGTCAATGTCAATGTAAATTCGACTTCTAGAGTAAATAAGGTTATGTAACTTaccattaaaaaaatcgattttctccatttaaaatttaatgtgaatttactgtatcagttttttgctgaactgtaaaatttattgttacatgaaatgtTATCGTAAATCTACTACGAGAACtctgcatcgaacaatgttgaaacagtaataactataatatttattgttttatgattgtttttaGGGTAAATGTTATCGTAAAATTTTATCCGGGCAatttattcaaggttcaaaaatATAAACTCATTTGATCAGCTAATCATGGAGTGTCGTTCTCCTCGCAAAAAATATTTACACCTTTGTTATCTCGACTTCTTCCACAAGTGCTCGAATTTTTATCAAGTTGCTTTTGTCTTGATATTTTCGAGCAGTTTACGTCAAACATGTTTAAAGTTTCATTGGGTTTCGTTATATTATTTCAAGACGTGCATTTAAAAAACTGTTTAGTTCATTTGCTGCTTCAAATTTATAATAGGTatataatattaaaatattaataatttttgCTTGTAAACAAATCTGCGCATTAGCTTCCGAAAATGAACATCCACGACACGTTGATTGCAAAGTATACCGAGCATCGGAAAATTCACGATCAGTTCTTACAACTATTCCATAATCTGCAAGAAACAGCTGCGAGTAAGTAGTTTATAATATAAATATGTATGCATATTAAAACAATATTCCATGCCATGCCTAACCCAGAAATGCAGGTTCTTGCATCAGATGTGACCCTACGTTACGAcgatatatttttgcatttaaaaacaCGTAACCGAACACCTTCACCACCGCCTTCAAACAAACGCCGTAAAGCGCGATCTTACGATTCACCCTCATGTGCTGTACAACACGATGATGCTGCGGCAATTCGCAACAAATCCGACCCGGAGCTATCCAGTTCCATACTGAACCAAAACGTTAACCTGCCGGATTCGGATGATTCGTTCTTCGTGTTAACTCAAAGCCCTTCCCGAGATCCCTTATCGCCCAAATTCCCCTCCTTTCAGAgagaaaatattcaacaaacgCCTCCAAAGAAAAATCCGCTTAAGTCGGTGCCTTACCCAGACCCTGCTTCAAAAGAGGCCAAGAAACCACTAGTTTCTGAAGCGAAGCATAAAAAAAAGCACAGCTTGTCTTTGAACCGATTTTCCTCCACCTTCCAATCATCTCCTGAGTCAAGCAGACAAATTGAACAACTCCCAATGCGCCAGAAGATGGTCACCCCAAAAGCTATAGCTTCCGGTAGACCGGAACAACAAGGCAGCGTGATCCCAGCCGGCAAATGGACGGTGAAGAAATGTACACCAGGAAGTTTGGGAAAGATGGGTTCCAGCGCACGACGGACACCAACCAGTACAAAGAAGGACAACATGTTAAATAGAACAAGGTACTCTAATCGTATTGAGCATTTCAACCCATATAATAATACACTTTGTTTCCCAAAGACTGCGCCAAACTAGGCTACGATTTCCCGATAACCTTAATAAGTCAACAGTGGATGATGACGAAACCTATTTCGACGATTTTGTTATACCAAGTCCAGCCGCTTTCAGCAGTTCCCGTTTTCTCAAGAGCGTCAAGAAAAAGGAACAATCTTCCCTAGTTGTTAACAAATCTAAAGTAGAAAATCCACAAGAAGATGATTTTGATATCGATCAGACCTATTTCTCGGAAGTGGAAAAAGACCTGAATCGAAAAGTCGGTAATAGTTCAACAACAGGACCTGCACCCTATGTCAAAACGGAACCTATCAACGAGAAAAAACCATCATCGGAAGAAAAATTGCTCGTTTTGGCTAAGGAAACCCAGCCGCAAGAGGATGCTGACACGAGCAGCGTTCTTTTCGTGAAACCACCACCGGAAGAAGTCATTGTCATAAGTGAAACACAACCACACAAAAATGACCTGTTTATGGAAGCTATCCGAGAGCAACGTCGCAAGCAGCAACAGTCATGTCAATCCGTGTTGAACGTCGACGGAACAGGACAGAGGAATCCGCTTGCTCCTAAAAATACAGTGCCTCCACCATCTATCGACCGAGCTCTACCAACGGTTCGGCGTTGTTCCGAGTGTTCTAAGC carries:
- the LOC131690637 gene encoding nuclear exosome regulator NRDE2, encoding MSLFPAYSTDVISNSEASVPATKNELSWLANQSFIPFPSSTSREQETSESDKSPEPSNSSKRQDNRKHKKKKRKHHKKRKQASSSEDDNTSKDPEPIRISELDYYTDLEGLRIYLTVETLHRPACPRYRLGPYRFKMNSGFNVDRAQRFYRYFKKAKKLKVDDEKSSQDTRNVEFELEKAARLDDSVEKWIEYIRYKEDNPVHFDSYQNHKAELAIIEKAMRHHPDDGRLLSLYLEGIVKVFPTDQVLVMIEKMIAKDNTNVLLWDALIDNKQSAMAQCIVPNVLKLYEKSIPSLFMAKRNDEVMLKFFKKCAIFCRQAGLWELFFGFMQMTIGINVSTNFADGKDLFASPEHFTQLIEYEELILKSGLPMNEIWLRIEKLRGAFHFLPYRGSNMCSDPQRMVLNQDIVGFVYPLINREYTFDLVILILKLMKYPFESNAFERCSFFKAEPYESDHSEQLLPLFLDLNRSRKNDPIILNLIKELNTPPSFINTNLAFESYLELMRELLVVASEHFSDEKNIILLLLYLKLERILIVFDKTAEALSEQRKKSSRSRVKNLLKKSKYQNELSLYIEYGLIEYELDGLSENCLKVFNLSVQVFCSQHDQLCDNDIFTLVLKMTEILLKLHQKPQAIYLLTKLALNPKEINFNAMDEQTRDSIKLLALQKLNERVTRLVQDDSQGELMQLEQYFIVNPLINSLKAYLYYLAMIKSKSETIKKLEGFLFHFNNPDNQKHTYIREQIFEIYLKIVEFRTEEFTNNCLLQVVDRVLHEYPENLTAIRMCSFSEFLSWFQIRTILGKHLTVRSVLLMTVAGRVRDLYLTKATLLENQREGDTYKRRILNLLKHAVRRESSLRQNALLWRLYLRELFDQPTAVGGSTDNVLEQCRKTLYMALEACPWNKSLYLDGAFFAPPELAHLLDLLMEKQLRLHAIPEELEILRNE
- the LOC131692134 gene encoding uncharacterized protein LOC131692134, producing the protein MNIHDTLIAKYTEHRKIHDQFLQLFHNLQETAAKMQVLASDVTLRYDDIFLHLKTRNRTPSPPPSNKRRKARSYDSPSCAVQHDDAAAIRNKSDPELSSSILNQNVNLPDSDDSFFVLTQSPSRDPLSPKFPSFQRENIQQTPPKKNPLKSVPYPDPASKEAKKPLVSEAKHKKKHSLSLNRFSSTFQSSPESSRQIEQLPMRQKMVTPKAIASGRPEQQGSVIPAGKWTVKKCTPGSLGKMGSSARRTPTSTKKDNMLNRTRLRQTRLRFPDNLNKSTVDDDETYFDDFVIPSPAAFSSSRFLKSVKKKEQSSLVVNKSKVENPQEDDFDIDQTYFSEVEKDLNRKVGNSSTTGPAPYVKTEPINEKKPSSEEKLLVLAKETQPQEDADTSSVLFVKPPPEEVIVISETQPHKNDLFMEAIREQRRKQQQSCQSVLNVDGTGQRNPLAPKNTVPPPSIDRALPTVRRCSECSKHYKFLVHCGLPMDVIRAKMTRNCRECRNVQLHETPDGFWNPEFSPSP